CATTTATCACGGCAAATAGTTGCCCGAATCATGAAATCAAGAGAATTTCGCAGTGTGATTGCAGGAAAATTTAAGGTATAAGACGAAATTGATTGTACTGTTATTGATTCTGAGCGTTGTCCTTTCATTCTTCTTCACGACAGAAGTCATTTTTTCACTCCTGTACCACTGTCAATTGCAACCGGGTTTATTAATATTAATAGCAATTTTAAAATAAGAAAATTCCCTTGTTATTTTTTCTAAACGAAGCAGGCAATGGAATAAAGTGTTCTCCATTGCCTGTCGTAGAAAATTTTTACATGCTATTTTTCAGGTTTACTAATTCAACCTGGTACCGATGCCTCCTTCCTTTGCTTTTGCAAGAAAATGGCCTGCCACCGCAATATCAAACACAGCCATTCCCATCGGGTTAAACATGACGGTAGCTGATTCTGCCAGTCTTTGGGCACCATCTGCAGATAGCAGTCCTACTATATTATAAGCTTCTTCTTTTTGCAATCCGTAATGCAGATGCATCATTTCAATATCCGTATTTTCACGACAAACCTCTTCCCAATCATCAACAATAATCATATCAGCATATTGTTTCCACGAAGCCTCATAATCCCTCAGGGAAACATTCAGGTGCAGGGAACCTTTTTTAGGTATGTGATTGATATACGGCTTGTCTGACACAGTGCAGGTTATAAAGATATCGGCATCATCAAATGCTTCCTGCCATGAATTGCAGACTGTAATCTTATCTGTGTATGCCGGCGCAATTACTTCCTTGTCAAATGGTCTTATATCATATACATACAATGCTTCGATATTTTCTTTCAGCATACTGAATATCATATCTGCATGTAACTGCCCAATAGGCCCCAGGCCAGTCATACCCACCTTCAGTCCAGGCCGCAGATTTTTCTCCAACCACAGTTGCAATACCAACCCTGATACGCCAGCTGTTCTGATACCACTCAATAGAGGTGTATTGATAATACTTACTGGCTGACCAGTATCCGCATCATTCAATATGGTGACTGAATGGGCACGTTTGATGCCCTTATCAACATTTTCAGGGAAGCTGGCTATCCATTTAATACCTGCCAGTTCTGTATCACCGCCGACAAATCCGGGCATAGCAATAATCCGGTTCCGTTTGTTGCGATACCGCAGGTAAGGTTTAATGGGCTGGGCAAAATCTTCCTGCGCCATTGCGTAACAGGTTTTCCTGATCACCGTTGCGATTGCAGCCCAATCTATACCCACAGTTCTGATATCGGCTTCATTTAAATATAGCATAATTCAGTAGTTGACTAATAAAGATGTTTCAAAATTGATTTTATCATTCATGCCGAGCGAATAACCCGGTCTGCAAAGCAGAAAATGATGATGTATTAAATAACGGCTGTAAAATTTATAATTCCTGAGTGTACGGAGTATGTCGAGACATCTTAATTCGTAGTCGCCAAATTGCTCTTTGAAATCCAGGATCTCTACATCACCAATAAGATCCCAGAATGCCTTCTTTTCCCCTCCAATGGTGAGCACATTCATCATACAGCGTCTGTCCATCGCATCCGGTGTATAGCGCTTTATCTTTCCCCAAACCGGCTCGTCTTCTTTGGTGATATCCCACTTCAACCAGTTGCGATGCAGGAATAGTATATCTTCTGCAGTATCATGCTGTACCATGGTAAGTCCGTATACCAACCCCTTCCTGCTACCTTCAAATCCCAGTGTACCTACACACCTGGATATCATATTATAAGGTGTTCCAAGCGCTATCCATGCAAACTTGAATGTATCTTTATCTCCCAGCAGGAATTCATAATAATGTTCCCGCTTTTGATTAAAATACATACAGAGATTCAACTCTCTCCAGCATTTTTCTTTATTGATTAATATTTGTCCACTCTCCATCTCTGTTGACTGATAATCGGTTGAGCCGATTATCTGCCATATCGGATTGATCTGTTCAGTGA
This Chitinophaga sancti DNA region includes the following protein-coding sequences:
- a CDS encoding 2,3-diaminopropionate biosynthesis protein SbnB; translated protein: MLYLNEADIRTVGIDWAAIATVIRKTCYAMAQEDFAQPIKPYLRYRNKRNRIIAMPGFVGGDTELAGIKWIASFPENVDKGIKRAHSVTILNDADTGQPVSIINTPLLSGIRTAGVSGLVLQLWLEKNLRPGLKVGMTGLGPIGQLHADMIFSMLKENIEALYVYDIRPFDKEVIAPAYTDKITVCNSWQEAFDDADIFITCTVSDKPYINHIPKKGSLHLNVSLRDYEASWKQYADMIIVDDWEEVCRENTDIEMMHLHYGLQKEEAYNIVGLLSADGAQRLAESATVMFNPMGMAVFDIAVAGHFLAKAKEGGIGTRLN